The following coding sequences are from one Salinicoccus sp. Bachu38 window:
- a CDS encoding PH domain-containing protein, translating to METANILAWTLQFETDIPNDIDDILIGGECPIAAYKTLRDAAIFTDRRMIIRDAQGMTGKKVEMYSLPYSSIDMWSTENAAGMFDVNAEVELWTKVGHIKINLGKKVDIRKFDRLIAEAVLK from the coding sequence ATGGAAACGGCAAACATACTTGCATGGACACTGCAGTTCGAAACGGACATTCCGAATGATATCGATGATATTCTGATAGGGGGCGAATGCCCTATTGCTGCATACAAGACATTGAGGGATGCGGCGATCTTCACCGACAGGCGTATGATCATCCGCGATGCCCAGGGCATGACGGGCAAGAAGGTCGAGATGTACTCCCTCCCATACAGCTCCATAGACATGTGGTCGACGGAAAATGCGGCGGGCATGTTCGATGTGAACGCCGAAGTGGAACTCTGGACGAAAGTGGGCCACATAAAGATCAATCTGGGCAAAAAAGTGGATATCCGGAAATTTGACCGTCTGATCGCTGAAGCGGTGCTGAAATAG
- a CDS encoding sodium/glutamate symporter — MEFTVWNLVTDLGLIAMLLLVGMFLRARIGILQRSFMPASIIAGILGLIFGPNMLGWLSFSEFIGDYPGVLIAIVFAAIPLTTGRFNIRKMINKVGGLWSYSQIAMLLMWGLGLLFALVLLVPAFDVHNGFGLILAAGFVGGHGTAAALGDAFAQQGWEEATSLAMTSATLGAILAIGVGLALIRKSANEGYANYISRFDELPEELRTGLIPEEKRVWGGKDTVSAISIDPLVFHMALVVFVTMIGYYLSQFGESLYDGLAIPAFSLAFLVGLALSLLLQAADMDKYIDKSVMSKVSGSATDVLVAFGIASINLTVVAQNLVPFLILMAFGILFTYTFYRFVSQYYFQEHWFEKGIFTFGWITGAVAMGIALLRIVDPKLESGTLEDYGLAYIPIAPVEIALITFAPLFILNGQHWLFSVITIVLSLAIIIFSYSRGWLHLKRNA; from the coding sequence ATGGAATTTACAGTATGGAATCTTGTGACCGATCTCGGTCTCATTGCGATGCTGCTGCTCGTTGGAATGTTCCTGCGCGCACGCATCGGCATCCTGCAGCGGTCATTCATGCCGGCAAGCATCATCGCGGGGATCCTCGGACTGATCTTCGGACCGAACATGCTCGGATGGCTGTCATTTTCAGAGTTCATCGGGGATTATCCCGGTGTACTGATCGCGATCGTATTCGCTGCGATCCCGCTGACCACGGGTCGGTTCAATATCAGGAAGATGATCAACAAGGTCGGCGGACTGTGGTCCTATTCACAGATTGCGATGCTCTTGATGTGGGGGCTCGGACTGCTGTTTGCGCTGGTGCTGCTCGTGCCGGCATTTGACGTCCACAACGGCTTCGGACTCATCCTTGCCGCCGGCTTCGTCGGCGGCCATGGCACCGCAGCCGCACTCGGGGATGCATTCGCCCAGCAGGGCTGGGAAGAAGCCACTTCCCTTGCGATGACATCCGCAACGCTCGGTGCCATCCTGGCCATCGGGGTCGGTCTGGCGCTGATCAGGAAAAGTGCGAATGAAGGATATGCGAACTATATTTCCAGATTCGATGAGCTGCCCGAGGAGCTCAGGACAGGGCTCATCCCGGAGGAGAAGCGTGTATGGGGCGGGAAGGATACGGTTTCCGCCATCTCCATCGACCCGCTCGTCTTCCATATGGCACTCGTCGTCTTCGTCACGATGATCGGCTACTATTTGAGCCAGTTCGGGGAATCCCTCTATGACGGGCTTGCCATTCCGGCATTCTCCCTCGCTTTCCTCGTCGGCCTCGCCCTGAGCCTGCTGCTCCAGGCAGCCGACATGGACAAGTACATCGACAAGAGCGTGATGTCCAAAGTGAGCGGCAGTGCAACAGATGTCCTCGTCGCCTTCGGCATCGCCTCCATCAACCTGACGGTCGTTGCACAGAACCTGGTGCCGTTCCTCATACTGATGGCTTTCGGCATACTGTTCACATATACTTTCTACCGGTTCGTCTCCCAGTACTATTTCCAGGAGCACTGGTTTGAAAAGGGAATATTTACATTTGGCTGGATTACGGGGGCTGTTGCAATGGGTATTGCGCTGCTCCGCATCGTCGATCCGAAGCTTGAAAGCGGAACGCTCGAGGACTATGGGCTTGCCTATATCCCGATTGCGCCCGTCGAAATTGCGCTCATCACCTTTGCACCGCTGTTCATTTTGAACGGACAGCACTGGCTGTTTTCGGTGATTACGATTGTGTTGAGCCTGGCCATCATCATCTTCTCCTACTCGAGAGGATGGCTGCACCTGAAGAGGAATGCATAA